One window of the Flavobacteriaceae bacterium YJPT1-3 genome contains the following:
- a CDS encoding DUF4295 domain-containing protein codes for MAKKSVASLQTGSKRLTKAIKMVKSPKSGAYMFVEQVMSPEEVNDFLNKK; via the coding sequence ATGGCAAAGAAATCAGTAGCATCCCTGCAAACCGGAAGTAAGCGATTGACAAAAGCGATCAAAATGGTTAAGTCTCCTAAATCTGGAGCTTATATGTTCGTAGAGCAAGTCATGTCGCCAGAAGAAGTAAACGATTTTCTGAACAAGAAATAA